In the Carboxydothermus hydrogenoformans Z-2901 genome, one interval contains:
- a CDS encoding phosphoglycerate kinase — MNKKSIRDVEVKGKKVFVRVDFNVPLNENREITDDTRIRAALPTLQYLREQGAKLIVASHLGRPKGQFNEKYSLKPVAKRLAELLGIEVKMAPDVVGPEVEKMAGELRPGEVLLLENVRFYPEEEKNDPEFARKLARLAEIFVSDAFGAAHRAHASTAGIASYLPAVAGFLMEKEINFLSRALNNPERPFVAIIGGAKVSDKIGVIENLLGKVDVLLIGGGMANTFLKAMGYETGKSLVEEDKVNLAGELMNKAKEVGVKLLLPSDVVVAPRIEAGVPSKIVAVDSIPAEEMALDIGEKTAKHFREEILKAKTVVWNGPMGVFEVEPFDRGTVAVAEAVAESGALSVVGGGDSVAAVEKAGVADKITHISTGGGASLEFLEGKKLPGVEVLNDK, encoded by the coding sequence ATGAACAAAAAGTCTATAAGAGATGTGGAGGTAAAAGGCAAAAAAGTTTTTGTGCGGGTTGATTTTAACGTACCTTTAAATGAGAACCGGGAAATAACCGATGATACTCGCATCCGGGCAGCCCTTCCTACCCTCCAGTACTTGAGAGAACAAGGGGCTAAACTTATCGTCGCCTCTCATTTAGGCCGACCCAAAGGTCAATTTAACGAAAAATACAGCTTAAAACCGGTTGCTAAAAGATTGGCCGAGCTTCTTGGTATAGAGGTTAAAATGGCTCCCGATGTAGTGGGGCCTGAGGTGGAAAAAATGGCCGGGGAATTACGGCCGGGAGAAGTACTTCTTTTAGAAAACGTACGCTTTTATCCCGAAGAGGAAAAAAATGATCCGGAATTTGCCCGAAAACTGGCGCGGCTTGCCGAAATTTTTGTCAGCGATGCCTTTGGGGCTGCTCACCGGGCTCATGCTTCTACCGCCGGTATAGCATCGTATTTACCGGCTGTAGCCGGATTTTTAATGGAAAAAGAAATTAACTTCCTTTCCCGGGCATTAAATAACCCGGAACGGCCCTTTGTGGCTATTATTGGTGGAGCCAAGGTTTCCGATAAAATCGGGGTGATTGAAAATCTTCTCGGCAAAGTTGACGTTCTTTTAATTGGCGGTGGCATGGCCAACACCTTTTTAAAAGCTATGGGCTATGAAACCGGAAAATCTTTGGTGGAAGAGGATAAAGTAAATTTAGCCGGGGAGTTAATGAATAAAGCAAAAGAAGTAGGAGTTAAACTTTTGCTGCCGAGTGACGTGGTGGTGGCTCCCAGGATTGAAGCGGGCGTACCCAGCAAAATTGTAGCGGTTGACAGCATTCCTGCTGAAGAAATGGCTTTGGATATTGGCGAAAAAACCGCAAAGCATTTCCGGGAAGAGATTTTAAAAGCTAAGACCGTTGTCTGGAACGGGCCGATGGGGGTTTTTGAAGTGGAACCCTTTGACCGGGGTACTGTTGCGGTAGCCGAAGCGGTAGCCGAAAGCGGCGCTCTTTCCGTGGTCGGCGGTGGAGACTCGGTTGCGGCGGTAGAAAAGGCCGGAGTTGCGGACAAAATAACCCATATTTCCACCGGCGGGGGAGCATCTCTGGAATTTTTAGAAGGGAAAAAACTTCCCGGAGTTGAAGTTTTAAACGATAAGTAA
- the rpoN gene encoding RNA polymerase factor sigma-54 gives MPMDFGLNLEQTQKLVLTPELKQAITILQLNTLELVSFIEQQVETNPLLEIEICEDKEENELGENEEYQELREIAEYFADSSDLGMGLRQEDEERKGFEPASSESSLWEHLYLQLHLLNLPQLDNKIGEFIIGNIDENGYLTCPVEEISERLKVEEEEVVRVLKIIQTFDPPGVGARGLLECLLIQAEQKNILTPLLKEIISNYLPDLAQSKYLKVANRLGVTVEEVYQAMDIIKSLDPKPGRNFATLKEVRYVVPDITVEKVESEYIILVNDSLLPRLNINKIYQNILKQKDYDEKTKKYVEKKLNQALWLIKSIEQRRFTLYRVARFIVDYQREFLEYGLKYLKPLTLKQVAKALNLHESTISRACANKYMATPRGTFEMKYFFASALESGQGGFSSSTSIKAQIKELIARENPQDPLSDQRIADILTQRGVKISRRTVAKYREEMGILAAAKRRKV, from the coding sequence ATGCCGATGGATTTTGGACTGAATTTAGAACAGACGCAAAAGCTTGTTTTAACGCCCGAGCTAAAACAGGCCATTACCATTTTACAATTGAATACTTTAGAATTAGTAAGTTTTATTGAACAGCAGGTGGAAACCAATCCGCTTTTAGAAATTGAAATTTGTGAAGATAAAGAGGAAAATGAATTGGGCGAAAATGAAGAATATCAGGAATTGCGGGAAATTGCTGAATATTTTGCCGATTCCAGTGATTTGGGGATGGGCTTGAGGCAAGAGGATGAAGAACGGAAAGGTTTTGAACCGGCAAGTTCCGAAAGCAGCCTGTGGGAACATCTTTATTTACAACTTCATTTATTGAATTTACCCCAGCTTGATAATAAAATCGGAGAGTTTATTATTGGCAATATTGACGAAAATGGCTATCTAACCTGCCCGGTGGAGGAAATTTCTGAAAGGCTGAAAGTGGAAGAAGAAGAAGTGGTACGGGTTTTAAAAATTATCCAAACCTTTGATCCTCCAGGAGTTGGCGCCCGGGGGCTTTTAGAATGTCTTTTAATTCAGGCGGAGCAAAAAAATATTTTAACTCCTTTGTTAAAAGAGATAATTTCCAATTATTTACCCGATTTAGCCCAGAGCAAGTACTTGAAAGTGGCCAATCGCTTGGGAGTAACGGTAGAGGAAGTTTACCAGGCGATGGATATAATAAAAAGTTTAGACCCAAAGCCGGGAAGAAATTTTGCTACGCTAAAAGAAGTAAGGTACGTGGTACCGGATATCACTGTGGAAAAAGTGGAAAGTGAATATATAATCCTGGTTAACGACAGCCTTTTACCCCGTTTAAATATTAATAAAATTTACCAAAACATTTTAAAACAAAAGGATTACGATGAAAAAACGAAAAAATATGTGGAGAAAAAATTAAATCAAGCCCTCTGGCTTATCAAAAGTATCGAACAGAGGCGTTTTACCCTGTACCGGGTGGCTCGTTTCATTGTGGACTATCAACGGGAATTTTTAGAGTACGGTTTAAAATATTTAAAGCCGTTAACCCTAAAACAGGTGGCAAAGGCGTTGAATTTACACGAATCGACCATCTCCCGGGCCTGCGCCAATAAATATATGGCTACTCCCCGGGGGACTTTTGAAATGAAGTACTTCTTTGCTTCGGCGTTGGAAAGCGGTCAAGGAGGTTTTTCCTCTTCCACCAGTATCAAAGCGCAAATTAAAGAACTGATTGCCCGGGAAAATCCCCAGGATCCTTTATCGGACCAGAGAATTGCCGATATTTTAACCCAGCGGGGTGTAAAAATATCCCGACGGACCGTTGCTAAATACCGGGAAGAAATGGGGATTTTAGCGGCAGCAAAACGGAGAAAAGTGTAG
- a CDS encoding polysaccharide deacetylase family protein, translating into MKRILLAFLLALIAVASIVTVGWLSFPREAFADYRERGVPILMYHKVNPDPKTGGLGLRVLPREFDWQMRFLKEHGFHTVSLDEAVDYLEFGKPLPEKPIVITFDDGYRDNYVYAFPILKKYGFRATIFIITGIVGKTNEWDEREGKPTNYMLTWKQIDEMANYGIEFGAHTVNHPRLTKVPLELAEKEIFNSKKMLEAHFKRPVKYFCYPYGLYNDQIVEIVKKAGFRAATTTQLGINARGCDLYRLKRLRVTGHMSRRQFVEQLEKYLREDTWKREHKKFLPGYVKDTILPLFPGRSGSTTPGRSGGCMV; encoded by the coding sequence ATGAAGCGGATATTACTTGCCTTTTTACTGGCGTTAATTGCTGTGGCAAGTATTGTTACCGTCGGATGGCTTTCTTTTCCCAGGGAAGCCTTTGCCGATTACCGGGAGCGAGGGGTACCGATTTTAATGTATCATAAGGTAAACCCCGACCCTAAAACCGGCGGCCTTGGGCTTAGAGTTTTGCCACGGGAGTTTGACTGGCAGATGCGCTTTTTAAAGGAGCATGGTTTTCACACGGTATCTTTGGATGAAGCGGTGGATTATCTTGAATTCGGTAAGCCCTTACCGGAAAAACCAATTGTGATAACTTTTGATGATGGTTACCGGGATAATTACGTTTATGCCTTTCCCATTTTAAAAAAATACGGGTTTCGTGCTACAATCTTTATAATTACCGGAATTGTTGGGAAAACTAACGAGTGGGATGAGCGGGAAGGAAAGCCTACCAATTACATGTTAACCTGGAAACAGATAGATGAAATGGCCAATTACGGGATTGAATTTGGCGCTCATACCGTTAACCATCCCCGGCTAACAAAAGTACCGCTGGAATTAGCGGAAAAGGAAATTTTTAATTCCAAAAAAATGTTAGAAGCGCATTTTAAGCGCCCGGTAAAATATTTTTGTTATCCCTATGGTCTTTACAATGACCAAATTGTAGAAATTGTAAAAAAAGCCGGTTTTCGAGCTGCCACTACTACCCAGCTGGGAATTAATGCCCGGGGTTGCGATTTGTACCGCTTAAAACGCTTGCGGGTTACCGGCCACATGAGTCGGAGGCAATTTGTGGAGCAGTTAGAAAAATATTTAAGGGAAGATACGTGGAAAAGGGAGCATAAAAAATTTCTACCGGGTTATGTTAAAGATACAATCCTTCCTTTATTCCCGGGGCGCTCCGGAAGTACCACTCCTGGCCGGTCAGGTGGTTGTATGGTATAA
- the tpiA gene encoding triose-phosphate isomerase — protein MRKPFIAGNWKMYKTPVEAAGFVRELIDSLKDVSGVDVAVCPPFPALWPVKEALEGSNIALGAQNMHFEKEGAFTGEVSPAMLQDIGVKYVILGHSERRAYFGETDELINQKIKAAFTWGLNPIFCVGETLEERERGITKAVVEIQVLKGLAGVTAEQAENLTIAYEPVWAIGTGKTATPDDAQEVCQFIRELLVKLFGREIADKVRIQYGGSVKPENIKELIAKPDIDGALVGGASLKVESFTAIVKGSI, from the coding sequence ATGAGAAAACCTTTTATTGCTGGCAACTGGAAAATGTATAAAACCCCTGTCGAGGCGGCCGGATTTGTCCGTGAGCTCATCGATAGCTTAAAAGATGTTAGCGGTGTGGACGTAGCGGTCTGTCCGCCTTTTCCTGCCCTGTGGCCGGTTAAGGAAGCATTAGAGGGGAGCAATATTGCTCTGGGAGCCCAGAACATGCATTTTGAAAAGGAAGGGGCTTTTACCGGTGAAGTATCTCCGGCCATGCTTCAAGATATAGGGGTTAAGTACGTAATCTTGGGACACTCCGAGCGGAGAGCTTACTTTGGGGAAACGGACGAACTTATTAACCAGAAAATAAAGGCAGCTTTTACCTGGGGACTAAATCCTATCTTTTGCGTTGGCGAAACTTTGGAAGAGCGGGAACGGGGAATTACCAAGGCAGTAGTGGAAATTCAGGTGTTAAAGGGCCTGGCTGGAGTTACGGCAGAGCAGGCCGAAAACCTGACCATTGCTTACGAGCCGGTATGGGCAATTGGTACCGGAAAAACCGCAACTCCCGATGATGCTCAGGAAGTGTGCCAGTTTATCCGGGAACTTTTGGTAAAGCTTTTCGGGCGGGAGATAGCGGATAAAGTTCGCATTCAGTACGGTGGTAGTGTTAAGCCGGAAAATATTAAAGAGCTTATTGCCAAACCGGATATCGACGGTGCCTTAGTAGGCGGTGCCAGCTTAAAAGTAGAAAGCTTTACCGCAATAGTTAAAGGCAGTATTTAA
- a CDS encoding gluconeogenesis factor YvcK family protein, with amino-acid sequence MKKYLLWLYPGLKIKRYILLIIAGILSFAWGFHLLIVENQRLYLLIVLCISIFLIAYGFKKLLNSVLKSLYPDERGNVIEELYLRKKLLRGPKIAVIGGGTGLATLLRGLKHYTSNITAIVTVADDGGSSGRLREEMGMLPPGDLRNCLVALADKESLMESLLQFRFTEGDLAGHSMGNLLLAALWKINGNFSQAVFSLGQILKVRGVVYPSTEDKVVLRGILVNGDEVVGESRFREVAVPIKRVYLHPPGAKTLPEVEKALLEADLIILGPGSLFTSIIPNLLVKGVVESIRKSRAPVLYVMNIMTEKGETAGFAAHDHLQAIIEHAGPIVDYVLVNNESFAEQLLAKYQREGQQPVAVNEKLLKKLGVKKVIKAPLLDQKQYLRHDSEKLARVIINFYRKEIAEKI; translated from the coding sequence ATGAAAAAATATTTATTATGGTTGTACCCCGGTTTAAAAATTAAGAGATACATTTTGCTTATTATTGCGGGAATATTATCCTTTGCCTGGGGTTTTCACCTTTTAATAGTTGAAAACCAAAGGCTTTATTTGTTGATTGTTTTATGTATAAGTATTTTTTTAATTGCATATGGTTTTAAAAAGCTCTTAAATTCCGTTTTAAAGAGTTTGTATCCGGACGAACGGGGAAATGTCATTGAAGAACTTTATCTTAGAAAAAAGCTTTTAAGGGGCCCAAAAATTGCGGTTATTGGTGGTGGAACCGGACTTGCCACCTTACTTCGGGGATTAAAACATTACACAAGTAACATTACCGCTATTGTAACGGTAGCCGATGACGGAGGAAGCTCTGGCCGACTCCGGGAAGAAATGGGTATGCTGCCACCGGGGGATTTAAGAAACTGTTTGGTGGCTCTGGCGGATAAAGAAAGTCTCATGGAAAGTTTATTGCAGTTTCGTTTTACCGAAGGTGATTTGGCCGGTCACAGCATGGGAAATTTGCTTTTAGCTGCCCTCTGGAAAATTAACGGAAATTTTTCCCAGGCGGTTTTTTCCCTGGGACAGATCTTAAAAGTAAGGGGTGTTGTTTACCCCTCGACGGAAGATAAGGTGGTTTTGCGGGGTATTCTTGTAAACGGCGATGAAGTGGTGGGAGAGAGCCGTTTTCGGGAAGTAGCGGTGCCGATTAAAAGGGTTTATCTCCATCCACCGGGAGCTAAGACTTTGCCGGAAGTGGAGAAAGCGTTGCTGGAAGCGGATTTGATAATTTTAGGACCGGGTAGCCTTTTTACCAGCATTATCCCGAACTTGCTGGTAAAAGGGGTGGTGGAGAGCATCAGGAAAAGCCGGGCGCCGGTTCTTTATGTTATGAATATAATGACCGAAAAGGGAGAAACCGCTGGCTTTGCAGCGCACGACCACTTGCAGGCTATTATAGAGCACGCGGGACCGATTGTGGATTATGTTTTGGTAAATAACGAAAGCTTTGCCGAACAATTGTTAGCTAAATATCAGCGGGAAGGACAGCAGCCGGTGGCGGTAAACGAAAAGCTTTTAAAAAAGCTTGGGGTTAAAAAGGTGATAAAAGCACCGTTATTAGACCAGAAGCAGTATTTACGCCATGATTCGGAGAAACTGGCCCGGGTAATTATAAATTTTTACCGGAAGGAAATTGCGGAAAAAATTTAA
- a CDS encoding ArsJ-associated glyceraldehyde-3-phosphate dehydrogenase, producing the protein MPVKVGINGFGRIGRNMFRAALNNPEIEIVAVNDLTDAKTLAHLLKYDSVHGIFAADVEAKDDAIVVNGKEVKVYAEKDPANLPWKELGVEIVIESTGKFTKKADAVKHLEAGAKKVIISAPATDEDITIVMGVNEDKYDPANHHVISNASCTTNCLAPVAKVLHEKFGIVKGLMTTVHSYTNDQRILDLPHKDLRRARAAATSIIPTTTGAAKAVALVLPELKGKLNGFAMRVPTPNVSVVDLVVELEKPATKEEINAALKEAAEGELKGILGYTELPLVSVDFNGNPLSSIVDGLSTMVIEDNMAKVIAWYDNEWGYSNRLVDLATYIAKKGL; encoded by the coding sequence ATGCCTGTAAAAGTAGGGATTAATGGTTTTGGCCGGATTGGCCGGAATATGTTTCGGGCAGCCTTAAACAATCCGGAAATTGAAATTGTAGCGGTAAATGACTTAACCGATGCCAAGACTTTGGCCCACCTCTTGAAATACGACTCGGTTCACGGGATTTTTGCTGCTGATGTGGAGGCCAAAGATGATGCTATCGTGGTAAATGGTAAAGAAGTTAAAGTTTATGCGGAAAAAGACCCGGCTAACTTACCCTGGAAGGAGTTAGGGGTAGAAATTGTTATTGAATCTACCGGAAAATTTACCAAAAAGGCTGATGCGGTAAAACACCTGGAAGCTGGAGCCAAAAAGGTAATCATTTCTGCGCCTGCTACCGATGAAGATATTACTATCGTTATGGGAGTAAATGAGGATAAGTACGATCCGGCGAACCACCATGTAATTTCCAATGCTTCCTGTACAACTAACTGCCTGGCGCCGGTGGCCAAAGTGCTGCATGAAAAGTTTGGGATTGTTAAAGGCTTGATGACTACCGTCCACTCTTACACTAACGACCAGCGGATTTTAGACCTTCCTCACAAAGATTTACGTCGGGCCCGGGCTGCAGCTACTTCCATAATCCCCACCACAACCGGAGCGGCAAAAGCGGTGGCCTTAGTTCTTCCCGAATTAAAAGGAAAATTAAACGGCTTTGCCATGCGGGTACCTACACCCAATGTTTCGGTAGTTGACTTAGTGGTGGAGTTAGAAAAACCCGCAACCAAGGAAGAAATTAACGCTGCTTTAAAGGAAGCTGCCGAAGGAGAATTAAAGGGCATCCTTGGTTATACCGAGCTCCCCTTGGTTTCGGTGGACTTTAACGGTAATCCTTTGAGCTCTATTGTTGATGGACTTTCTACCATGGTAATTGAAGACAATATGGCCAAAGTTATTGCCTGGTACGATAATGAATGGGGTTATTCCAACCGTCTGGTGGACTTAGCGACTTACATTGCCAAAAAAGGTTTATAA
- a CDS encoding acyltransferase gives MRRLKEYPKPGPENSMYYWRSYVNFFKVAKNFIFISIGRYLPFLGLKRWLYRYGVGMKIGKNVSLGLMMMPDVLFPELIEIGDNTIIGYNATILTHEFRVESFKTGPVKIGRDVLIGANATILAGVEIGDGAMIGAGAVVTKDIPPGVLAVGVPARVVKKIE, from the coding sequence ATGAGGAGGTTAAAGGAATATCCCAAGCCGGGACCGGAGAACTCGATGTACTACTGGCGCAGTTATGTAAACTTTTTTAAAGTGGCTAAAAATTTTATATTTATCAGCATAGGCAGGTATTTGCCATTTCTCGGATTAAAGCGGTGGCTTTACCGGTACGGTGTTGGGATGAAAATTGGTAAAAATGTGAGCCTTGGCTTAATGATGATGCCCGATGTGCTTTTTCCCGAATTAATCGAAATTGGGGACAACACCATTATTGGTTACAATGCTACGATTTTAACCCACGAGTTTCGTGTGGAGAGCTTTAAAACCGGGCCAGTTAAAATTGGCCGGGATGTTTTAATTGGTGCAAACGCTACAATTTTGGCGGGAGTGGAAATTGGGGATGGAGCAATGATTGGAGCGGGAGCGGTGGTGACGAAAGATATTCCTCCCGGGGTGTTAGCGGTGGGAGTGCCCGCCCGGGTGGTGAAAAAAATTGAGTAA
- the whiA gene encoding DNA-binding protein WhiA, which translates to MSFARETKEELAHIIPQKSCCQRAELGAYVKMLGDLGISNKKLKLSLKTPLSFLARKILILLKNNGFKTKTLVQDHGRLSQKNFYYIEVEEHVDELLKEYGFIDEKGNLSNRINENYIKNDCCRRSFLRGVFLAGGSLNDPAGDYHLELNLPDEAFARQVSKVLQKYHFTFRLLKRKTAPFLYLKDAEQILSFLSLIGAHQSLLKFENVRVVKEVRNQVNRLVNCETANIKKAVKTAVKQIKDIEYIAEKIGLDNLEPALKEIALLRLDNPDLSLKELGSLLTPPLTKSGVNHRFRKLELIAEKIRNGALG; encoded by the coding sequence ATGTCTTTTGCCCGGGAAACGAAAGAAGAGCTGGCCCACATTATCCCCCAGAAAAGCTGCTGCCAGAGGGCGGAACTGGGAGCATACGTCAAGATGCTGGGGGATTTGGGTATTTCCAATAAAAAGTTAAAACTATCCCTTAAAACTCCCCTTTCTTTTTTGGCGCGAAAAATTTTAATTCTTCTAAAAAATAATGGTTTTAAAACTAAAACCCTGGTGCAGGACCACGGGAGACTTTCCCAAAAAAATTTTTATTATATTGAAGTTGAAGAACATGTTGACGAACTTCTTAAAGAGTATGGCTTTATAGATGAAAAAGGGAATTTATCTAACCGCATTAACGAAAATTATATAAAAAACGATTGTTGCCGGCGAAGTTTTCTAAGGGGCGTTTTTTTAGCCGGTGGCTCTTTAAACGATCCGGCAGGAGACTATCATTTGGAATTAAACCTGCCCGATGAGGCTTTTGCCCGGCAGGTTTCAAAGGTTTTGCAAAAGTACCATTTTACTTTTCGGCTCTTAAAACGGAAAACTGCTCCTTTTTTATATTTAAAGGATGCGGAACAGATTTTATCCTTTTTAAGTTTGATAGGGGCTCACCAGTCGCTTTTAAAATTTGAAAACGTTCGGGTGGTGAAAGAAGTTAGAAACCAGGTAAATCGCCTGGTTAACTGTGAAACGGCCAATATCAAAAAAGCGGTAAAAACGGCGGTGAAGCAAATTAAAGATATTGAATATATAGCGGAAAAAATAGGCCTTGATAACTTAGAACCGGCTTTAAAGGAAATTGCTCTTTTAAGACTGGACAATCCGGATTTAAGTTTAAAAGAACTGGGTAGTCTTTTAACCCCTCCCCTGACTAAATCCGGAGTTAATCACCGCTTTCGCAAATTAGAACTTATAGCTGAAAAAATAAGAAACGGGGCGCTTGGGTAA
- a CDS encoding DUF1405 domain-containing protein — MSKITGVIADYWQNPRKKLYVFLLLLVNLFGSIWGYLWYRGQLLQEPLIFWPLIPDSPVSTTLLTLAFFLMLFGREITALTLWAGMMCFKYGFWALGILMQFWYLSGRIEPVEVMLFLSHLGMIVESIIYVKGLPVTKKAYFYSVIWLILEDVVDWGFGLHPYLFLEEQFSFAVVLAVVLSGFILVYFKKLVHIN, encoded by the coding sequence TTGAGTAAAATTACCGGGGTAATCGCTGACTACTGGCAAAACCCCCGCAAAAAGCTTTATGTTTTTTTGCTGCTGCTGGTAAATTTATTTGGCAGTATCTGGGGGTACCTCTGGTACCGGGGACAACTTTTGCAAGAACCGCTTATTTTCTGGCCGTTAATCCCCGACAGTCCCGTGTCGACAACGCTGTTAACTTTGGCCTTTTTTTTGATGCTTTTTGGACGGGAAATTACTGCTCTTACCCTCTGGGCGGGGATGATGTGCTTTAAATACGGCTTCTGGGCCTTGGGAATCTTAATGCAGTTTTGGTATCTTTCCGGACGAATCGAGCCGGTTGAGGTAATGCTTTTTTTAAGTCACCTGGGTATGATTGTGGAAAGTATCATTTACGTGAAGGGTCTACCGGTGACCAAAAAAGCCTATTTTTACAGTGTAATTTGGCTTATTCTGGAAGATGTTGTTGACTGGGGGTTTGGCTTACATCCCTATCTTTTCTTAGAGGAACAGTTTTCTTTTGCAGTTGTTTTAGCTGTAGTTTTAAGCGGTTTTATTTTGGTTTATTTTAAAAAGTTGGTTCATATAAATTAA
- a CDS encoding MBL fold metallo-hydrolase → MDLEGLDRELREKTIYGIELARERFRKRKEPNNSKESFILFAGTGGNPEAVLTQNPYTAGFIIKLEQFLMWVDPGPSAIVRARELNIDLGSISAVYISHGHQDHYGGAEPIIEGMCWGMFARRGFLLAPGKVLDDRMISPFHQGINTGFYSGGPEVVVLKALTPVEIGKVTVIPVAAYHGEENYGFILKYKNLAIGYTSDTNYILSYQSLTGVKKVERMGPVNDFLEVVDYREDLKKFFSEVDILIANVTAHNSWMHRHLTTLGLAHLLKDSKVKLAVLTHFNYCCLYPEDLREKMARYVREKSGIKTIAGKDGLKLELNPEGV, encoded by the coding sequence ATGGATTTAGAAGGGCTTGATCGGGAACTTAGAGAAAAAACAATTTATGGAATTGAACTGGCCCGGGAAAGATTCAGGAAAAGGAAGGAACCGAACAATAGCAAAGAAAGCTTTATTTTGTTTGCCGGCACCGGGGGCAATCCCGAAGCGGTTTTAACCCAGAACCCTTATACCGCGGGCTTTATTATTAAACTTGAACAATTTTTAATGTGGGTTGATCCTGGACCGTCGGCAATAGTGCGGGCCCGGGAGTTAAACATCGATTTAGGTAGTATCTCTGCTGTTTATATCTCCCATGGCCATCAGGACCACTACGGTGGTGCGGAACCAATTATTGAAGGTATGTGCTGGGGAATGTTTGCCCGTAGAGGTTTTCTCCTGGCTCCCGGCAAGGTTTTAGATGACCGCATGATAAGTCCCTTTCATCAGGGAATTAATACCGGCTTTTATTCCGGGGGACCGGAAGTGGTGGTTTTAAAAGCGCTCACTCCAGTGGAGATTGGAAAAGTAACGGTAATACCGGTGGCTGCGTATCACGGGGAAGAAAATTACGGATTTATTTTAAAATACAAAAATTTGGCCATCGGTTATACCAGCGATACCAACTACATTTTAAGCTACCAGAGTTTAACGGGAGTTAAAAAGGTGGAACGAATGGGGCCGGTTAACGATTTTCTTGAGGTTGTGGATTATCGCGAGGATCTTAAAAAATTTTTTTCCGAAGTGGATATTTTAATTGCCAATGTAACCGCTCACAATTCCTGGATGCACCGGCACTTAACCACTTTAGGTCTTGCCCATCTTTTAAAGGACAGTAAAGTTAAATTAGCGGTGCTTACCCACTTTAACTACTGTTGTCTTTATCCCGAAGATTTGCGGGAGAAGATGGCCCGGTATGTAAGGGAGAAATCCGGAATTAAAACTATTGCCGGTAAGGATGGTTTAAAACTTGAACTGAATCCGGAGGGAGTATGA